Proteins found in one Capra hircus breed San Clemente chromosome 20, ASM170441v1, whole genome shotgun sequence genomic segment:
- the PTGER4 gene encoding prostaglandin E2 receptor EP4 subtype: protein MTAPGTNASSSQASNPLNSPVTIPAVMFIFGVVGNLVAIVVLCKSRKEQKETTFYTLVCGLAVTDLLGTLLVSPVTIATYLKGQWPGGHALCEYSTFILLFFGLSGLSIICAMSIERYLAINHAYFYSHYVDKRLAGLTLFAVYASNVLFCALPSMGLGSSRLQYPATWCFIDWTTNVTAHAAFSYMYAGFSSFLILATVLCNVLVCGALLRMHRQFMRRTSLGTEQQHHAAAAAVALAPTACRAPPAASSPALPRLSDFRRRRSFRRIAGAEIQMVILLIATSLVVLICSIPLVVRVFVNQLYRPHLEPVISKNPDLQAIRIASVNPILDPWIYILLRKTVLSKAIEKIKCLFCRIGGSRRERSGPHCSDSRRTSSAVSGHSRSFLSRELKEISSTSQTLLYTPELSENGFGGGRNLLPGVPGVGLTQIDSTSLRTLRISETSDSSQGQDSESFLLVDEVGGSCRTGPAPKGSSLQVTFPSETLNLSEKCI from the exons ATGACCGCCCCTGGGACCAATGCATCATCCTCCCAGGCCTCCAACCCACTGAACAGCCCAGTGACCATCCCGGCGGTGATGTTCATCTTCGGGGTGGTGGGCAACCTGGTGGCCATCGTGGTGCTCTGTAAGTCGCGCAAAGAGCAGAAGGAGACGACTTTCTACACACTGGTATGCGGGCTGGCGGTCACCGACCTGCTGGGCACGTTGTTGGTGAGCCCGGTGACCATCGCCACCTACTTGAAGGGCCAGTGGCCCGGGGGCCACGCGCTGTGCGAGTACAGCACCTTCATCCTGCTCTTCTTTGGCCTGTCGGGGCTCAGCATCATCTGTGCGATGAGTATCGAGCGCTACCTGGCCATCAACCACGCCTACTTCTACAGCCACTACGTGGACAAGCGGCTGGCGGGGCTCACGCTCTTCGCGGTCTACGCGTCCAACGTGCTCTTCTGCGCGCTGCCCAGCATGGGCCTGGGCAGTTCGCGGCTGCAGTACCCGGCCACCTGGTGCTTCATCGACTGGACCACCAACGTGACAGCGCACGCCGCCTTCTCCTACATGTATGCGGGCTTCAGTTCCTTCCTCATCCTCGCCACCGTGCTCTGCAACGTGCTCGTGTGCGGCGCGCTGCTCCGCATGCACCGACAGTTCATGCGCCGCACCTCGCTGGGCACCGAGCAGCAGCACcacgcggccgccgccgccgtcgcCTTGGCCCCGACCGCCTGCCGGGCTCCCCCGGCCGCCTCCTCCCCCGCCCTGCCGCGCCTCAGCGACTTTCGCCGCCGCCGGAGCTTCCGCCGCATCGCGGGTGCGGAGATCCAGATGGTCATCTTACTCATCGCCACCTCCCTGGTGGTGCTCATCTGCTCCATTCCACTTGTG GTGCGGGTGTTCGTCAACCAGTTATATCGGCCACACCTGGAGCCAGTCATCAGCAAAAACCCAGATTTGCAGGCCATCCGAATTGCTTCTGTGAACCCCATCCTGGACCCCTGGATATACATCCTCCTGCGGAAGACAGTGCTCAGTAAAGCCATAGAGAAGATCAAATGCCTCTTCTGCCGCATCGGCGGGTCGCGCAGGGAGCGTTCGGGGCCGCACTGCTCAGACAGCAGAAGGACGTCCTCCGCCGTGTCCGGCCACTCCCGCTCCTTCCTCTCCCGGGAGCTCAAGGAGATCAGCAGCACGTCGCAGACCCTCCTGTACACGCCAGAACTCAGTGAAAACGGCTTCGGGGGAGGCAGGAATCTGCTGCCAGGTGTGCCCGGCGTGGGCCTGACCCAAATAGACAGCACGTCGCTTAGGACTCTGCGGATATCGGAGACCTCAGACTCCTCACAGGGGCAGGACTCGGAGAGCTTCTTACTGGTGGACGAGGTGGGCGGGAGCTGCAGGACTGGGCCTGCCCCCAAGGGGAGCTCCCTGCAAGTCACGTTTCCCAGTGAAACGCTGAACTTATCAGAAAAATGTATATAG